From the Pomacea canaliculata isolate SZHN2017 linkage group LG14, ASM307304v1, whole genome shotgun sequence genome, one window contains:
- the LOC112555638 gene encoding trimethyllysine dioxygenase, mitochondrial-like produces MVHLVGRDAEIPFVWLRDHCRCEVCYNAVTFQKNVENYVLTEDLAAREVQMNGECLKITWQDGHISTYSLQWISRNFFPQQESIVKQFLWDGNLIKSQSLPCVPCNVYLKTDKGLQEVLSNILKYGFCIVNEVSVTEESTGTVAERICCILETVFGRLNTVKPDLQFNDTAYTSIAIGAHTDTTYYTLPAGIQLFHILHHDGKGGESLLVDGFNAAEKLRGSNPKYFETLVRTVIPHEFQDKRGHHLYSLGTVLSVDSCTQQLTLVRFNPYDRAPLNTVSAEEIPNFYASYDALKQIIWNKDNYFWLKLQPGMVLLVDNWRVLHGRSAFTGNRIFSSCYLPRDEWRSRARSLELL; encoded by the exons ATG GTCCATCTGGTAGGGAGAGATGCTGAGATTCCATTTGTTTGGCTGCGTGACCATTGCCGCTGTGAAGTTTGCTACAATGCTGTCACCTTTCAAAAGAATGTTGAAAACTATGTGTTGACAGAAGATCTTGCTGCAAGAGAGGTCCAAATGAATGGAGAATGCCTGAAGATAACAT GGCAAGATGGACACATTTCCACGTATAGCCTTCAGTGGATTAGCCGCAACTTTTTTCCTCAACAGGAGAGTATTGTAAAGCAATTTCTTTGGGATGGGAACCTCATAAAGTCACAATCTCTTCCATGTGTTCCATGTAATGTCTACTTGAAGACTGACAAGGGACTACAAGAAGTGCTGAGCAACATTCTGAAGTATGGTTTCTGCATTGTCAATGAG GTATCAGTGACAGAGGAGAGCACTGGTACTGTGGCTGAACGAATCTGCTGTATTCTGGAGACTGTTTTTGGCAGATTAAACACTGTAAAGCCAGATCTCCAGTTCAATGACACTGCCTACACCAGTATAGCTATTGGTGCCCACACAGATACCACTTACTACACACTGCCAGCAgg gATTCAGCTATTTCACATTCTGCACCATGATGGAAAGGGTGGAGAGAGCTTACTTGTGGATGGCTTTAACGCAGCTGAAAAACTAAGGGGAAGTAATCCGAAGTATTTTGAAACACTGGTGCGGACAGTGATTCCTCatgaattccaagacaaaagaGGACACCACTTGTATAGTTTGGGAACTGTCTTGTCTGTGGACTCCTGCACACAACAGCTGACACTTGTCAG GTTTAATCCCTATGACAGAGCTCCCCTTAACACTGTATCAGCAGAAGAAATTCCCAACTTTTATGCCAGTTATGATGCTCTGAAACAGATCATCTGGAATAAAGATAACTACTTTTGGCTCAAGCTGCAGCCTGGCATGGTTCTCTTAGTCGATAATTGGCGAGTTTTGCATGGGCGTTCAGCCTTCACTGGCAACAGAATCTTCAGCTCCTGTTATCTGCCTCGAGATGAATGGAGAAGTCGAGCGAGGAGCCTAGAACTCTTGTGA